The Candidatus Nitrosotenuis cloacae genome contains a region encoding:
- the gatA gene encoding Asp-tRNA(Asn)/Glu-tRNA(Gln) amidotransferase subunit GatA, translated as MSLAISASEYIDGVKNGTLTAEEFVAKTLDQISKYDGSLHAFLSLNEKALEQARQIDKKIKSGQKIGALYGLPVSIKDNICIKGGRTTCASKMLENYIAPYDATVVTRLTSQDAVIIGKTNLDEFAMGVATEFSAFGPSKNPWNQDCVPGGSSGGAAVSVAAMECVAALGSDTGGSVRNPASFCSVVGLKPTYGLVSRYGLVSYANSIEQIGPMGRKVEDVALILNHIAGKDPHDNTTIDNKNEDYLKGIDSGVQGKKIGIIKEMSKGQGLDKNVEAAFWRAVSQFEKLGAKIEEISLDMVEYTVATYYVLTTAEAGSNLSRYDNIRYGYDLDLEGYEFKSYIAKARKNFGPEVTRRMILGGFVPSAGFAGKYLLKALKVKSKLKKQIQTAFQKCDFLISPTVPVLPFKFGEKIDDPLAMYLADINTVTANLTGVPAISIPFEIHNGLPIGIQIHANMLQEKQLIQAAYALQGTTRLPEVPL; from the coding sequence TTGAGCCTCGCAATATCTGCCTCCGAATACATCGATGGCGTAAAAAACGGGACGCTAACTGCAGAAGAGTTTGTAGCAAAGACGTTGGACCAGATATCAAAATACGACGGCAGCCTGCACGCATTCTTGTCGCTAAACGAAAAGGCGCTAGAACAGGCAAGGCAGATAGACAAGAAGATAAAATCCGGCCAGAAGATCGGCGCACTTTACGGGCTTCCAGTTTCAATTAAGGACAACATCTGCATCAAGGGCGGCAGGACGACATGCGCCTCAAAGATGCTGGAAAACTACATTGCCCCATACGATGCAACGGTCGTCACAAGGCTGACGTCGCAGGATGCAGTCATAATCGGCAAGACAAACCTAGACGAGTTTGCGATGGGTGTGGCAACAGAGTTTTCCGCATTTGGCCCAAGCAAGAACCCGTGGAACCAAGACTGCGTCCCAGGAGGCTCATCGGGCGGGGCCGCAGTATCGGTTGCTGCCATGGAATGCGTCGCAGCTTTGGGCTCAGATACCGGAGGTTCTGTGAGAAACCCTGCCAGCTTTTGCTCAGTTGTTGGACTAAAGCCAACGTACGGCCTGGTGAGTAGGTACGGACTGGTGTCGTACGCAAACAGCATCGAGCAGATAGGCCCGATGGGCAGGAAGGTCGAGGACGTGGCACTCATCTTAAACCACATAGCAGGAAAGGATCCTCACGACAACACTACAATAGACAACAAAAACGAAGACTATCTCAAAGGGATAGACTCCGGAGTGCAAGGCAAAAAAATCGGAATAATCAAGGAGATGAGCAAGGGTCAAGGTCTTGACAAAAACGTCGAAGCCGCATTCTGGCGAGCAGTCTCACAATTTGAAAAACTTGGTGCAAAGATAGAAGAGATATCACTAGACATGGTAGAGTATACTGTTGCAACATACTATGTTCTTACAACTGCCGAGGCAGGAAGCAATCTGTCAAGATACGACAACATCAGATACGGATACGACTTGGATCTTGAAGGGTACGAGTTCAAGTCGTACATAGCCAAGGCAAGAAAGAACTTTGGACCAGAGGTAACAAGAAGGATGATTCTAGGAGGGTTTGTCCCGTCAGCAGGGTTTGCTGGAAAGTACCTACTCAAGGCACTCAAGGTCAAAAGCAAGCTGAAAAAACAGATCCAGACCGCGTTTCAGAAATGTGACTTTTTGATATCGCCTACTGTGCCGGTGCTACCGTTCAAGTTCGGCGAGAAAATCGACGACCCGCTGGCAATGTACCTTGCGGACATCAACACCGTCACAGCAAACCTGACAGGGGTGCCGGCAATATCTATTCCCTTTGAGATCCATAATGGATTGCCAATCGGAATCCAGATTCACGCAAACATGCTGCAGGAAAAGCAGCTCATCCAGGCAGCATACGCGCTGCAGGGCACGACCAGACTACCAGAGGTGCCGCTATGA
- a CDS encoding Asp-tRNA(Asn)/Glu-tRNA(Gln) amidotransferase subunit GatC produces the protein MSRLVTKEDIEHVAKLMKIDVDNIDEYYERVQKILNYFDSLDKADIESEEIPVQETTIGELREDKYIPFDARLIDQLKNYKGAFVRAPKMN, from the coding sequence GTGAGTCGTTTGGTTACAAAAGAAGACATTGAGCACGTTGCAAAGCTTATGAAAATCGATGTGGACAACATCGACGAATACTATGAGAGAGTGCAAAAGATTCTAAATTATTTTGACAGTTTGGACAAGGCAGACATAGAGTCAGAGGAGATACCAGTGCAAGAGACCACAATAGGCGAGCTAAGAGAGGACAAATACATTCCATTTGACGCAAGACTTATCGACCAGCTGAAAAACTACAAGGGAGCATTTGTCAGAGCTCCAAAGATGAACTAA
- the aspS gene encoding aspartate--tRNA(Asn) ligase codes for MIGTEIEGWRRTHYANQLSAQLVDAEVTIMGWVLSVRGHGNISFMMLKDKEGEIQIVAKAGSCPDDVREKISHLKAHSSIGIRGVVKPSEKAPRGIEITPQELKVFSEVEKIPPFEPYAKTVKNIDTRLEVRPIDLKRKSLQHVFKVRSIVLKSIRDYFYENGFLEINTPKMIATATEGGAALFPIFYYNKEAFLAQSPQLYKEQLTMSFEKVFEIAPIFRAEPSRTNRHLAEAISIDIEEAYVDYNDIMKRIEQIIKITVKVVQNYAKENPESEFVTPELPEQIPQYSYSDLVDRMQKAGAKTEWGDDLYPSNLKKIGLGGFYFIKDWPTGPKPFYVKVSKKDPKISESFDLMFGDLELSSGSTRVEKRAELEERMKNKGLKIDAFEYHLRAFDYGMPPHAGCGIGLERLIMSLTGTENIRDTTFYPRDVDRLTP; via the coding sequence ATGATTGGCACTGAGATCGAAGGATGGCGTAGAACGCATTACGCCAACCAACTGTCAGCCCAGCTAGTAGATGCCGAAGTCACAATAATGGGCTGGGTGCTCAGCGTCAGAGGTCACGGAAACATATCATTTATGATGCTCAAGGATAAGGAGGGCGAGATTCAGATAGTCGCAAAGGCAGGAAGCTGTCCTGACGACGTCCGAGAAAAGATATCGCACCTAAAGGCACACTCATCGATTGGAATCAGGGGCGTGGTAAAGCCGTCAGAAAAGGCGCCGCGCGGAATCGAGATAACCCCGCAGGAGTTAAAGGTGTTCTCCGAGGTTGAAAAGATACCGCCATTTGAGCCGTATGCAAAGACGGTAAAAAACATCGACACCCGACTTGAGGTGCGGCCAATCGACCTGAAACGAAAGTCGCTCCAGCACGTCTTCAAGGTGCGAAGCATCGTGCTAAAGTCCATCAGAGATTATTTTTACGAAAACGGGTTCTTGGAGATCAACACGCCAAAGATGATTGCAACTGCAACCGAAGGTGGAGCTGCGCTGTTTCCAATATTCTACTACAACAAGGAGGCGTTTTTGGCCCAATCGCCCCAGCTGTACAAAGAACAACTCACCATGAGCTTTGAGAAGGTATTCGAGATTGCCCCGATATTTCGAGCAGAGCCATCCAGAACAAACAGGCACCTGGCAGAGGCAATCTCAATAGACATCGAGGAGGCATATGTCGACTATAACGACATCATGAAACGAATAGAGCAGATAATCAAGATAACAGTCAAGGTAGTGCAGAACTATGCAAAGGAAAACCCCGAATCAGAGTTCGTAACACCAGAGCTGCCAGAGCAGATACCGCAGTATTCTTACTCTGATCTTGTAGACAGAATGCAAAAGGCGGGGGCAAAAACAGAGTGGGGAGACGACCTGTACCCGTCAAACCTCAAAAAAATAGGACTGGGTGGATTTTACTTTATCAAAGACTGGCCCACTGGACCAAAGCCGTTCTATGTAAAGGTCAGCAAAAAAGACCCCAAGATATCAGAATCGTTTGACCTAATGTTTGGCGACTTGGAGCTGTCCTCTGGAAGCACCAGGGTTGAAAAGCGCGCAGAGCTTGAGGAGCGCATGAAGAACAAGGGACTGAAGATCGACGCATTTGAGTACCATCTCAGGGCGTTTGACTACGGCATGCCGCCTCATGCAGGGTGCGGAATAGGCCTTGAGAGACTGATAATGTCGCTGACAGGCACTGAAAACATAAGAGACACCACATTTTACCCAAGAGATGTTGACAGGCTTACGCCTTAG